The Nocardioides zeae genome includes the window GGCGGGCGTCGTCCACGAGCACGGTGATGCGGTCCTCGACGCGGGCGCGGGCCCCGGTCGCGACGAGCACGTCCCGCGCCTCCGCGATGCCCGCCGCGTCGAGCGCGGGGTCGCCGAGGCGCCGGGTCAGGACGGCGCGCTCCGCGGCGGTGCCGCGCTCGAGGGCGAGCGCGACGAGCAGGGTGCGCTTGCCCTCGCGCAGGTCGCCGGCCTCCGCCTTGCCGGTCGCCCGCGGGTCGCCGAACACGTCGAGCACGTCGTCGCGGAGCTGGAACGCCTCGCCCACGGCCAGGCCGAACGCGGCGTACCCGTCGAGCAGGTCCGGACCGGCGCCCGCGAGGGTGCCGCCGAGACGGAGCGGGTGCTCGACGGTGTACTTCGCGCTCTTGAACTGGAGCATCCGGACGACGTCGGGGACGTCCACCTCGGTCCCCGCGCCGAGGTCGGCCTGCAGGCGCAGGTCGAGGTACTGCCCCGCGAGCACCTGGTCGCGCATCTCCGCCCAGACCGTCCGGACGGCGGGCGCCGTCGGCAGGCCCTCCGTCGACCGGGCGAGCACGTCGTCGGCCCAGGTCAGCAGCAGGTCGCCGGCGAGCACGCCGACCGCCGTGCCGTGGTCGGCCGACCGGGACCCGAAGACCCGGTGGACGGTGGGCACGCCGCGGCGCTCGTCGGCGTGGTCCATCACGTCGTCGTGGACGAGGGCGGCCAGGTGGAACAGCTCGACCGCGGTGGCGATGCCGAGCACACCGGGCACGTCCTCGCCGCCCGACGCGCCCGCGGCGCCCAGGAGCACGAACCCGGCCCGCAGCCGCTTGCCGCCCTCGGCCAGCCGCTCCACGGCGTCGACGACCGCGCCGAGCCCGGGGTCCACGTCCTCCAGCACGAGCCGCCGGCGGGCGACCTCCTCGTGGAGGCGGGCACCGACGACGGCCGGGTCCAGCGGCGCCTCGACGGGGAGCGGGGGCACGTCCGCCCCGGGGAGCCGGACGACCTCGCCCCAGCCCGCCTCCTCGCTCCGCACCGCGCTCATGCCCGTGACGTTACCCAGGCGGGCGATACGGGGGAGCCCAGACGGACCGGACGAGTCCGCATGACCGACGCGCCGGGCTACCGGGCGGGGCCGAGAAGCTGGGGAGCTTCCGTGACGCCTCGGACCTGGAGGGCGCTGCCGGGGAGCAGGCGCGGGCACTGCTCGAGCAGCACGCGGTGCACGAGGAACGCCGACATAATTGAACACGTTCAAAAAGGGGCGTACGCTCTCGCCATGCGGATCGTCGTCCCCGGTGGCACCGGGCAGGTGGGTGGCGTGCTGCGGCGCGCCCTGGCGGAGGACGGCCACGACGTCGTCGTGCTGAGCCGGCGGCCGGAGGTGCTCGAGCCGGGGGTGCGGCACGCGGTGTGGGACGGGCGGAGCCCGGGGCCGTGGGAGGCGGAGCTCGACGGTGCCGACGCGGTCGTGAACCTGGCGGGGCGCTCGGTGAGCTGCCGCTACACCGACCGCAACCTGCGGCAGATGATGGACTCGCGCATCGATTCCACCCGGGCCGTCGGGGCAGCGATCGCGCGGGCCGCGCGCCCACCCGCGGTGTGGCTGCAGATGAGCACGGCGACGATCTACGCCGACACCCGCGGCCCCGCCCACGACGAGGCGACGGGCGTGCTCGGGGGCGAGGAGCCGGACGTGCCGCTCTACTGGGAGTACAGCGTCCGCATCGCCCGCCGCTGGGAGGCGGCCCAGCTCGAGCAGGACCTGCCGGCCACGCGTCGCGTCGCGCTGCGCACCGCGATGGTGATGAGTCCGGACCGGGGCGGCATCTTCGACTACCTCTCGTGGCTCGCCCGGGTCGGGCTCGGCGGGCCGGTCGCGGGCGGCGACCAGTTCGTCTCGTGGATCCACGCCGACGACCTCGTGCGGGCCGTGCTGTTCCTGCTCCGGCGGGACGACCTCGACGGACCGGTGAACCTGGCCGCACCGGGCCCGCTCCCCCAGCGCACGCTGATGCGCGACCTCCGCCGCGCCTGGGGCGGGCGACCCGGGCTGCCGGCCACGCGGTGGATGGCCGGGCTCGGTGCGTTCGCGCTCCGCTCGGACCCCGAGCTGCTCCTCAAGAGCCGCCGGGTCGTGCCGGGACGGCTGCTGGACGCGGGCTTCACCTTCGATCACCCTGCGTGGGACGCAGCCGCTGCCGACCTCGTGCGACGGCGGCGGGCGGGGGCGGCGGGCGGGGCGGTTCCGTCGGCCCGCGGTCTGGACCTCGGGAACCGGGAGACCCCGCTCGGGGGATGACGTGGCCTCCACCGACGAACCTACGAGGCCCCCGGCCCGAGCGGGAGAGGCTTGTGCCCACCTTGCGCGGCCCTGGCAGGCTCGGGTGACCGACCCTTCCCGCCCCTTGAGCACCCCCCGCCCCCGCAGCGGCCTGCTTGAGGATCGAGCGTGTGGGTACCGGGCGGGGCTCGTCCTCGAGGGCGGGCAGGATCTCGGAACGGAGCGGCACCCATGGCAGCAGGCACCATCACGTGGTTCGACGAGGGTCAGGGCTACGGCTACATCACGCAGGACCACGGTGACGCGCCTGTCGTCGTGCACGGTCGCGACCTCTGGGACGCGGGGCGCCCGGTCGTCGTCGGCGACCGCGTCGAGTTCGCGCTCGACCGCGGCGTCGCCGGCGCGGAGGCCAGCGGCGTGCGGGTGATCGGCGCGTCCGCCTCCTGATCCGGCCGGGCCCTGCGCCACACTGCGCGCATGGACTACGAGGAGTACCGCCGCCACGACGCCACCGGCCTCGCCCGGCTGGTCGCCGAGAAGCAGGTGACGCCGGCGGAGCTGATGGCCGTCGCCCGCGCCCGGCTGGCCGAGGTCAACCCGCAGCTCAACGCCGTCGTGCGCGACGTGCCCTGCGACCCCGACGAGCCGCGCACCGGACCGTTCGCGGGCGTGCCGTTCCTCATCAAGGACCTCGGGCAGGACTACGCCGGCCTGCCCAGCTCCCAGGGGTCCCGGGCGCTGCAGACGATGCCCGCCGCCGAGCACTCGACGACCGTGCAGCGCTGGCTCGACGCCGGCCTCATGATCTTCGGCAAGACCAACCTGCCCGAGTTCGGCGCGAAGGGCATCAGCGAGTCGGAGGCCTGGGGCCCGGCGCGCAACCCGTGGGACCTCGGGCGCACCCCCGGCGGCTCCTCCGGGGGCTCGGCCGCGGCGGTGGCGGCCGGGATCGTGCCGGCCGCCGGCGCGAACGACGGGGGCGGGTCCACGCGCATCCCCGCCGCCTGCTGCGGCCTCGTCGGCCTCAAGCCCGGCCGTGGTCTGACGTCGTTCGGCCCGGGTGCCTCCGAGCTCATGCACGGCGCCGCCGTCCAGGGCGTCGTGACCCGCACCGTCCGTGACTCCGCCGCCATGCTCGACGTCATCGCGGGCGGCGAGCCCAGCGGGCCCTACGTGCCGGGCGCGCCGTCCTCGTCGTACCTCTCCGCGGTCGGGCGCGACCCCGGGCGCCTCCGCATCGGTGTGCGCGTCCCGTCGGCGATCACGCCCGACCCCCACCCCGAGGCGTACGCCGCGGTGGAGGGCGCGGTGCGGGCGCTCACCGACCTCGGGCACGACGTCGAGGAGCTGCCGGAGGCTCCGTTCGACGACGCGGCGCTGGCCGCCGAGTTCCTGCTCGCCTGGTTCGTGGTCATCTCCTGGGAGGTGGCCGAGGCGAAGCGGCTCACCGGCGCCGGGGACGACGCGTTCGAGCGCGACACCCGGCTCATGGCGGCGCTGGGCGCGGCGACGACCGGTCCGGAGTACGTCGACGCCGTCGAGCGACGACACCAGCACGCGCGGCGCCTGACGACGTACTTCGAGACCTACGACCTGCTGCTCACGCCGACCTTGGCGACCCCGCCGCCGCGGGTCGGGGCGTTCGAGCTGCCCGCTCCGCTGCGGATCGCGGCGGACGCGCTGCTCCGCACGGGCACCGCCCGGCTGCTCAAGCACACGCCGGTC containing:
- a CDS encoding polyprenyl synthetase family protein, whose amino-acid sequence is MSAVRSEEAGWGEVVRLPGADVPPLPVEAPLDPAVVGARLHEEVARRRLVLEDVDPGLGAVVDAVERLAEGGKRLRAGFVLLGAAGASGGEDVPGVLGIATAVELFHLAALVHDDVMDHADERRGVPTVHRVFGSRSADHGTAVGVLAGDLLLTWADDVLARSTEGLPTAPAVRTVWAEMRDQVLAGQYLDLRLQADLGAGTEVDVPDVVRMLQFKSAKYTVEHPLRLGGTLAGAGPDLLDGYAAFGLAVGEAFQLRDDVLDVFGDPRATGKAEAGDLREGKRTLLVALALERGTAAERAVLTRRLGDPALDAAGIAEARDVLVATGARARVEDRITVLVDDARRALAALPLDPRTRAALDDLAEGAAWRSR
- a CDS encoding epimerase; amino-acid sequence: MRIVVPGGTGQVGGVLRRALAEDGHDVVVLSRRPEVLEPGVRHAVWDGRSPGPWEAELDGADAVVNLAGRSVSCRYTDRNLRQMMDSRIDSTRAVGAAIARAARPPAVWLQMSTATIYADTRGPAHDEATGVLGGEEPDVPLYWEYSVRIARRWEAAQLEQDLPATRRVALRTAMVMSPDRGGIFDYLSWLARVGLGGPVAGGDQFVSWIHADDLVRAVLFLLRRDDLDGPVNLAAPGPLPQRTLMRDLRRAWGGRPGLPATRWMAGLGAFALRSDPELLLKSRRVVPGRLLDAGFTFDHPAWDAAAADLVRRRRAGAAGGAVPSARGLDLGNRETPLGG
- a CDS encoding cold-shock protein produces the protein MAAGTITWFDEGQGYGYITQDHGDAPVVVHGRDLWDAGRPVVVGDRVEFALDRGVAGAEASGVRVIGASAS
- a CDS encoding amidase, producing MDYEEYRRHDATGLARLVAEKQVTPAELMAVARARLAEVNPQLNAVVRDVPCDPDEPRTGPFAGVPFLIKDLGQDYAGLPSSQGSRALQTMPAAEHSTTVQRWLDAGLMIFGKTNLPEFGAKGISESEAWGPARNPWDLGRTPGGSSGGSAAAVAAGIVPAAGANDGGGSTRIPAACCGLVGLKPGRGLTSFGPGASELMHGAAVQGVVTRTVRDSAAMLDVIAGGEPSGPYVPGAPSSSYLSAVGRDPGRLRIGVRVPSAITPDPHPEAYAAVEGAVRALTDLGHDVEELPEAPFDDAALAAEFLLAWFVVISWEVAEAKRLTGAGDDAFERDTRLMAALGAATTGPEYVDAVERRHQHARRLTTYFETYDLLLTPTLATPPPRVGAFELPAPLRIAADALLRTGTARLLKHTPVVDDMVQKNLGWVPYTQLANVTGRPAISLPLHWTADGLPLGVQLVAPLGGEPLLLSLAAQLEQAVPWADRRPPLG